In Candidatus Methylomirabilota bacterium, the DNA window CGAGTCTGATCGCACCCACGGGCTGTATTCGATCCCAGCGAGACTCGGGGCTGAAGCGGGGATGCAGGTGAGCCTCGGCCTCCATATCGCGGTTCCCGTCCTGCTCGGGGTCGTGGGGCAGTTGCTCCGCTTAGGACCCCTGTACTACCTGGGTATCCTGTTCGTTGTCATGCTTCTCGGGTACGAGCACGCGACCATGCGCCGTCACGGCCTGCAGCGGCTCGAGATGGCTTTCTTTAATGTAAATGGGCTCATCAGCATCACCCTTTTCACCTTTACCCTCCTCGATGCTTTGATTATCGCCTTCTGAGGGATCGCACGCGCACCAGCTCATCCTCCTGGATGTGCCCCCCAGCAAAGACGAAACCCCTCCTCCCGTGGAAGGGAAGAGGGGTCCACGAGCGACTGGATAAGCTTTCCCTTCAGAATGGTTACTTCAAGAGCTTGTACCCACGATTCCGCATGCAGGCGTCGTAGGTTTTCTCGTATTTCTTCTTGGCAGATGTACCCCCGATGGCGGCTCCAGTGGCGGTGCCCGCCACGGCGCCGATGGCTGCTCCGGCTCCCGGGGAACCCACCGCGGCTCCGATGGCGGCTCCACCGGCTGCTCCGACGACACCACCGATGAGTGCCCCCTTTCCCGTCTCTTCACCCACATCGTCAGAGTACGATTCGGCGATCTGCTTGCATTCGTAGAGGTCCTTTTGATACCTCGCGCTGTCCGTGGTAAAGGTAGGATCAACGGGAGGGCGATAGCTGGAAGCGCAGCCCGCTGCTAACAAGAGAGCGACCGGTAAGAGTACCCAATACCGTTTCACCATATTCACCCCCTCTCGGATCGGTGTTGTAGACCTCAACCGATGCGAGTTCCCATAGCCGTTGGGTATTCTAACTCGGAGCCCCCGCCCACTGTCAATTGTTTTGACAATGATCTTCACGAACTCTACCCTCGGCCGAGATGCGAAGGCGAACGTAATGAAGGTCCCACCCGATAGAGACGGTGTCAAGGGAAGGTGAGACTCCCTAACGGGTTCCCCCAGCACGCGAACGGGGCTATCATGGACGCCAGCCGAGGTCGGAGTTCCGCTTTGCCATCCTTTTCTTTCTGCCGCGCGTGCAGCTATATCCTCGCAATCGCCCCTAAGGAGAGTCGCCACTGAGCGAGCTGGCCGCGCTGAGCCGGCTCCACGAAAGCAGCCATGGGCCCGGTTAGGCGCACCCGCCCAGACAGTTAATGTCTCTCCTTGATTGCGGGTCCCTTGAGACTGCCGCAGTGCGGCTATTCCGCAGAGATGCCCCTGCCGGACCGCCTCTCTAGACCGATTGCGGGGGGTGAGCTTGCTCGAACTCACACTGGGACTGGTGAGACCCTATGAAGTCTTGCGGGTGCTTCTCAAAGAGGCTGGGGTAGGAATCGTCAACGGCCTGCTCCTCGGGGTCCTGCTTGGGAGTGTGGCCTGGGCCTGGTGGGGGAATCCGTATCTGGGTCTGGTCGTGGGCGGGGCATTGGCGCTCAACACCCTGGTGGCGGTGGGGCTCGGTGGGACTATTCCTCTCCTCCTCAGGCGAATGAGGATCGATCCAGCGCTGGCTTCGGGACCTATTCTGACCACCGTGACCGACATGTGTGGATTTTTCCTGGTGTTGAGTTTCGCCACGTCGGCCCTACCGTGGTTGGCCGGCTAGTCAGCACTCCAGGGGGCGTTTGGTCCTCCAAAGGTGTACATCAGGGTCCCCTGACACATCCCGTGGTCGTAGTGAAAGATGTCGCCCGCTTGGATCGGACGCTGTCGAGACTCTATGAACGCAGGACGCACCTCTGAATCGGCGAGATGGAAAGCATGGCCACACTTCTCGCAGGTGTACGACCTCCCGTCCAGGTCCTCGTCGGCCAGCGCACTCTTCCCATCGTCGATGACCGACTGGATGTAATTGCTAATCATCAACCGCGTTTCCTTTGGGGCATCGATAAATTCCAATCCGGTGTGGTAGATTAAGGCCTGCTCCCCATCCGGCTGCAGTTCCATCCGGTGGACCACCGAGCGGGCCACGCGGCACCTCATGCTCAGTCTCTTTCCCTGGAGGTCGAGGTCCAAAGAGGAAGTGGAGCCCGGGCGGACCACGTGGGCATGCTCAATCAAGGCCCCCCCAAGGCTGATGTTGAGGATATGCGCGTCGTAGACGGTAGTTACCCGTCCCTTGGCATTCCCGCGCACGACGAACCGGGCGTGTTGACGCCGGTTGGACTTTTCTTTTTCCGCCGCATGTCCCCGCCTGGGGAGAGACGCGTCATGCTCGCCCGATACCCGCACGTTGTCTTCCTCTCCCATGACAGCCAGGCCTCTTACTGCCTGGTAGGCTGTATTCTTTACACCACAACTTTTCAATCATTA includes these proteins:
- a CDS encoding PilZ domain-containing protein, with translation MGEEDNVRVSGEHDASLPRRGHAAEKEKSNRRQHARFVVRGNAKGRVTTVYDAHILNISLGGALIEHAHVVRPGSTSSLDLDLQGKRLSMRCRVARSVVHRMELQPDGEQALIYHTGLEFIDAPKETRLMISNYIQSVIDDGKSALADEDLDGRSYTCEKCGHAFHLADSEVRPAFIESRQRPIQAGDIFHYDHGMCQGTLMYTFGGPNAPWSAD